One Nocardioides aromaticivorans genomic window carries:
- a CDS encoding DUF4232 domain-containing protein, with product MKTLLRLLAATALLVAGSFLVPSPGPATAAAAVGVPGCRNADLHARYRATDNGAGHRYGKIVLTNVSTHSCRTGGFGGLSYVGGGDGTQIGAPATREGTATSFVLAPGQRAVSRVDEVVADLYDAATCRPRAVDGFRVYVPNATRSQFIAHRTRGCLNPAVHLISHTAYRKVG from the coding sequence ATGAAGACCCTCCTCCGCCTGCTGGCCGCCACCGCACTCCTCGTGGCGGGATCCTTCCTCGTGCCCTCCCCGGGCCCCGCGACCGCCGCCGCAGCGGTGGGCGTGCCCGGATGTCGCAACGCCGACCTCCACGCGCGCTACCGGGCGACCGACAACGGGGCCGGACACCGCTACGGGAAGATCGTGCTGACCAACGTGTCGACCCACTCCTGCCGCACCGGCGGCTTCGGCGGGCTGTCGTACGTCGGCGGTGGCGACGGCACGCAGATCGGCGCACCCGCGACCCGCGAGGGCACCGCCACGTCGTTCGTCCTGGCCCCCGGGCAGCGTGCCGTGAGCCGGGTCGACGAGGTCGTCGCCGATCTGTACGACGCCGCGACCTGCCGCCCGCGCGCCGTGGACGGCTTCCGGGTCTACGTCCCGAACGCCACCCGGTCGCAGTTCATCGCCCATCGCACCCGCGGCTGCCTGAACCCGGCCGTGCACCTGATCTCCCACACGGCGTACCGCAAGGTCGGGTGA
- a CDS encoding geranylgeranyl reductase family protein, translated as MSDAPSLSTDVLVVGAGPAGSAAAAWAARAGLDVVLADAATFPRDKTCGDGLTPRAIGELERLGLRDWVRSHTVNQGLRAHGFGQTLHLPWPGGNLPDWGSAVARTELDDHLRTTALDAGAAGLEGARAVDVRMDGDRVAAVVFKDGREVACKRLVVADGVRSPLGKVLGREWHRDTVYGVAGRCYVKSTRADDPWISSHLELRGEQDEILSGYGWIFPLGAGAGEVNLGAGTLATAKRPADVAIKPLMKLYADRLREEFGLGDELRMPTSALLPMGGAVSHVAGRNWALIGDAAACVNPLNGEGIDYGLETGRLVAELLAETPDVDLATVWPEILRAHYGESFSIARRLAGLVTVPRLLPALGPVGMRSDLLMTLALRWMGNLVTDEDRDRSARVWRWAGRRSLARDARPPFA; from the coding sequence ATGAGCGACGCGCCCTCCCTGAGCACCGACGTCCTGGTGGTCGGCGCGGGGCCGGCCGGCTCCGCGGCAGCGGCGTGGGCCGCCCGGGCCGGCCTGGACGTCGTCCTCGCCGATGCGGCGACCTTCCCCCGCGACAAGACCTGCGGTGACGGCCTCACGCCGCGCGCCATCGGCGAGCTCGAGCGGCTCGGCCTGCGCGACTGGGTGCGCTCGCACACGGTCAACCAGGGCCTGCGGGCCCACGGCTTCGGCCAGACGCTGCACCTGCCCTGGCCCGGCGGCAATCTGCCGGACTGGGGCAGTGCCGTCGCCCGGACCGAGCTCGACGACCACCTGCGCACCACCGCCCTCGACGCGGGCGCGGCCGGGCTCGAGGGCGCCCGGGCGGTCGACGTACGGATGGACGGCGACCGGGTCGCGGCCGTGGTGTTCAAGGACGGCCGGGAGGTCGCCTGCAAGCGGCTCGTCGTCGCCGACGGCGTCCGCTCGCCGCTGGGCAAGGTGCTCGGGCGCGAGTGGCACCGCGACACCGTGTACGGCGTGGCCGGGCGCTGCTACGTGAAGTCGACCCGTGCCGACGACCCCTGGATCAGCTCCCACCTGGAGCTGCGGGGCGAGCAGGACGAGATCCTGTCCGGCTACGGCTGGATCTTCCCGCTCGGCGCCGGGGCGGGCGAGGTCAACCTCGGCGCGGGCACCCTCGCGACCGCGAAGCGTCCGGCCGACGTGGCGATCAAGCCGCTGATGAAGCTCTACGCCGACCGGCTGCGTGAGGAGTTCGGCCTCGGCGACGAGCTGCGGATGCCGACGTCGGCGCTGCTGCCCATGGGCGGCGCGGTCTCGCACGTCGCCGGCCGCAACTGGGCCCTGATCGGCGATGCCGCTGCCTGTGTCAACCCGCTCAACGGCGAGGGCATCGACTACGGCCTCGAGACCGGCCGCCTGGTCGCCGAGCTGCTCGCCGAGACCCCCGACGTGGACCTCGCGACCGTGTGGCCGGAGATCCTCCGCGCCCACTACGGCGAGTCCTTCTCCATCGCCCGCCGCCTCGCCGGCCTGGTCACCGTGCCGCGCCTGCTGCCGGCCCTGGGGCCGGTCGGCATGCGCTCGGACCTGCTGATGACCCTCGCCCTTCGCTGGATGGGCAACCTGGTCACCGACGAGGACCGCGACCGCTCCGCCCGGGTCTGGCGGTGGGCCGGCCGGCGCTCGCTGGCGCGCGACGCCCGACCGCCCTTTGCCTGA
- a CDS encoding NUDIX hydrolase: protein MAQRVQRLAAYAVIVRGDQILLSRLSERVTKKELWSLPGGGVDHGEDPADAVVREVYEETGLDVTIDRTAQVHSLHVEDSWRRGRRVDAHSVRIVYEGWVPADAPEPHVTEVDGSTAEAAWKPVAGVLDGSVPTVSLVGDALASYTVRQRQRTAAYAYVVRDGAILLTRTSDLAPDPGTWHLPGGGIDHGESPTDTIRRELWEEAGLEGSATALLTVLDHHFTGTAPNGRAEDFHAIGIIYRAEVGPGEPRVVEEGGTTDAVAWVPLADIAAGRLKVYGSVRAAIEVAGDTVQV from the coding sequence ATGGCGCAGCGGGTGCAACGACTGGCGGCGTACGCCGTCATCGTCCGGGGCGACCAGATCCTGCTCTCCCGGCTCTCCGAGCGGGTGACGAAGAAGGAGCTGTGGTCGCTGCCGGGTGGCGGTGTCGACCACGGCGAGGACCCGGCGGACGCCGTGGTGCGCGAGGTCTACGAGGAGACCGGGCTCGACGTCACCATCGACCGGACGGCCCAGGTCCACTCGCTGCACGTCGAGGACTCCTGGCGGCGCGGCCGGCGCGTCGACGCCCACTCGGTGCGGATCGTCTACGAGGGCTGGGTCCCGGCCGATGCGCCCGAGCCGCACGTCACCGAGGTCGACGGGAGCACCGCCGAGGCGGCGTGGAAGCCGGTCGCCGGGGTGCTGGACGGCTCCGTGCCGACGGTCAGCCTCGTGGGTGACGCCCTGGCGTCGTACACGGTCCGGCAGCGGCAGCGCACGGCCGCCTACGCCTATGTGGTCCGCGACGGCGCGATCCTGCTGACCCGCACCTCCGACCTCGCACCCGACCCCGGCACGTGGCACCTGCCCGGTGGCGGCATCGACCACGGTGAGTCGCCGACCGACACGATCCGGCGCGAGCTGTGGGAGGAGGCCGGCCTGGAGGGCTCGGCCACCGCCCTGCTCACGGTGCTCGACCACCACTTCACCGGCACCGCGCCCAACGGCCGGGCCGAGGACTTCCACGCGATCGGGATCATCTACCGCGCCGAGGTCGGCCCGGGGGAGCCGCGCGTCGTGGAGGAGGGTGGTACGACGGACGCGGTGGCCTGGGTGCCGCTCGCCGACATCGCGGCCGGCCGGCTCAAGGTCTACGGCTCGGTGCGCGCGGCCATCGAGGTCGCCGGCGATACCGTGCAGGTGTGA
- a CDS encoding FlgD immunoglobulin-like domain containing protein — MSVLVRRLVLLLATLACVSAVMAVVSAPARAGTNPVLIAPVDGSQVELGFTGPIQLDMGDSGDWFDVRVAGPSGVIAETTLYGYDSVEEFSVPALVEGGDYRVQVSSSTTAGWTTIGTFSAPWAPLSLGDPVVSPATFYPIVRDGYRDRVGFSITLNQRAEVTTIVRNSAGRTVRIFSQELHRGRRTVYWNGLTNAGAKVPAGRYRITLEAQNGAGESRSVSRVVTATTAVVTRTATKRRNATQASPATRGSCYITWQDGSAELDCWGGRYARLSFGFAIPASAWEISWSVSGERSALDRCCDGSIRKSGSRPSQTRYVVATTVTGWRAYWVHSATLRYKYRARI, encoded by the coding sequence ATGTCCGTCCTCGTCCGGAGGCTCGTCCTCCTGCTCGCCACCCTGGCCTGCGTGTCGGCCGTCATGGCCGTCGTGTCCGCGCCGGCGCGCGCCGGGACCAACCCCGTCCTCATCGCGCCTGTCGACGGCAGCCAGGTCGAGCTCGGCTTCACCGGCCCGATCCAGCTCGACATGGGCGACTCCGGCGACTGGTTCGACGTACGCGTCGCCGGTCCGAGCGGCGTGATCGCCGAGACCACGCTCTACGGCTACGACAGCGTCGAGGAGTTCAGCGTCCCCGCTCTCGTCGAGGGCGGCGACTACCGCGTCCAGGTGTCGTCGTCCACCACCGCCGGCTGGACCACGATCGGCACCTTCAGCGCGCCGTGGGCCCCGCTGAGCCTGGGCGACCCGGTCGTCTCACCGGCGACCTTCTACCCGATCGTCCGCGACGGCTACCGCGACCGCGTCGGGTTCAGCATCACGCTCAACCAGCGCGCCGAGGTCACCACCATCGTGCGCAACTCAGCCGGGCGCACCGTACGGATCTTCTCCCAGGAGCTGCACCGCGGTCGCCGCACCGTCTATTGGAACGGGCTGACCAATGCGGGCGCGAAGGTGCCGGCGGGCCGCTACAGGATCACCCTCGAGGCACAGAACGGCGCCGGCGAGTCCCGGTCGGTCAGCCGCGTGGTCACGGCGACGACGGCCGTGGTGACCCGGACGGCCACCAAGCGCCGCAACGCCACCCAGGCATCCCCCGCGACCCGCGGCAGCTGCTACATCACCTGGCAAGACGGCTCGGCCGAGCTCGACTGCTGGGGCGGACGCTATGCCCGGCTGTCCTTCGGCTTCGCGATCCCGGCTAGCGCCTGGGAGATCAGCTGGTCCGTCAGCGGCGAGCGCTCCGCCCTCGACCGCTGCTGCGACGGCTCCATCCGCAAGAGCGGATCGCGTCCGAGCCAGACCCGTTACGTGGTGGCCACGACCGTCACCGGCTGGCGGGCCTACTGGGTGCACTCCGCGACGCTGCGCTACAAGTACCGCGCGCGGATCTGA
- a CDS encoding hydroxyacid-oxoacid transhydrogenase codes for MSLETVFTYAAPALKFGRGASREIGYDVSGWGARRVLLVTDPGVAAAGHADDVAGGLRGRGIEVVVFDRSRVEPTDVSLEEAVAFARSEGPFDAVVAVGGGSSIDTAKAVALLVTNPGELMDYVNAPVGKARAPQNPVLPLVAVPTTTGTGSESTTICVMDVLSLKVKTGISHAALRPRLAVVDPALSATQPAGVTAAAGMDILCHALESYTARWYADFDAKTPEQRVPYCGSNPIADLWSEKALGLLSTAFRAAVHRDPDDPAGVAAADEMALAATFAGLGFGNAGVHIPHANAYPIAGRVRDFTPADYPQDEPMVPHGMAVSLTAPEAFRFTFDASPERHLRAARLLDPAAQGNGPDVLPDVLARLMQDIHIPNGLGAVGYGEADVDDLVDGALKQQRLLATAPKDVTGEDLAGIIGASLEHW; via the coding sequence ATGAGCCTCGAGACCGTCTTCACCTACGCCGCACCGGCGCTCAAGTTCGGCCGCGGTGCCTCCCGCGAGATCGGGTACGACGTCAGCGGCTGGGGCGCGCGCCGGGTCCTGCTGGTGACCGATCCCGGGGTCGCCGCTGCCGGGCACGCGGACGACGTCGCGGGCGGCCTGCGCGGCCGCGGCATCGAGGTCGTGGTCTTCGACCGCTCGCGGGTCGAGCCGACCGACGTCTCGCTGGAGGAGGCGGTCGCGTTCGCCCGCTCCGAGGGGCCCTTCGACGCCGTCGTCGCCGTGGGCGGTGGGTCGTCGATCGACACGGCGAAGGCGGTCGCCCTGCTGGTGACCAACCCCGGCGAGCTGATGGACTACGTCAACGCTCCCGTCGGCAAGGCGCGGGCGCCACAGAACCCGGTGCTCCCGCTGGTCGCCGTACCGACGACGACCGGGACGGGCAGCGAGTCGACGACGATCTGCGTGATGGACGTGCTGTCGCTGAAGGTGAAGACCGGCATCAGCCACGCGGCGCTGCGGCCGCGACTGGCCGTCGTCGACCCGGCCCTGTCGGCCACCCAGCCGGCGGGCGTCACGGCGGCCGCGGGGATGGACATCCTGTGCCACGCGCTGGAGAGCTACACCGCGCGCTGGTACGCCGACTTCGACGCGAAGACGCCGGAGCAGCGCGTGCCCTACTGCGGCTCGAACCCGATCGCCGACCTGTGGTCGGAGAAGGCGCTGGGCCTGCTCTCCACCGCCTTCCGGGCCGCCGTGCACCGCGACCCCGACGACCCGGCCGGCGTGGCCGCGGCCGACGAGATGGCGCTCGCGGCGACCTTCGCCGGCCTCGGCTTCGGCAACGCCGGCGTCCACATCCCGCACGCCAACGCCTACCCGATCGCCGGGCGGGTGCGGGACTTCACGCCCGCGGACTACCCGCAGGACGAGCCGATGGTGCCGCACGGGATGGCCGTGTCGCTGACCGCGCCGGAGGCCTTCCGGTTCACCTTCGACGCCTCGCCGGAGCGCCACCTGCGCGCCGCGCGGCTGCTGGACCCGGCGGCGCAGGGCAACGGCCCCGACGTGCTGCCCGACGTGCTCGCCCGGCTGATGCAGGACATCCACATCCCCAACGGCCTCGGCGCGGTCGGCTACGGCGAGGCCGACGTCGACGACCTCGTCGACGGCGCGCTCAAGCAGCAGCGCCTGCTGGCCACCGCGCCGAAGGACGTCACGGGCGAGGACCTCGCGGGGATCATCGGGGCCTCCCTCGAGCACTGGTGA
- a CDS encoding SGNH/GDSL hydrolase family protein — protein sequence MRNALRIALVVALACLPLGPVLASPAAAATPTVESVTVFPQVGGELTLLGSSAGDGPASPADVAVERWVSGPGWTAVDATARLLDDGRLAVTVPLDHGPMALAGAGWVRLVVPASTGTTSVPSEALGIYVFADAAPPFTTAPLPTVTGELTVGSVLEATTGTWSPTPATTGLEWNRDGVRTSVTGSSYPLTGADLGHVITVSATAFPSGGSSSSFVVRDSRPTGVVREGSFVAPQPAVIGLPRLGEEVRVDLDGWRPAPTTLTYQWSRDGVPVEGATGASYTLTAEDAGTTLTVAVHAEADGVAPVDRTTAPYAVPDDLHPRGPRLAELMRPSSTTPLTTSQVRVAVTTTRPGWRDLRRRWWYDGTAFTHAGRPVPFLTLASAKSGSNIASASKGGEYAGTNASVKNVDVTFTITARRFAIAFRGTRTHDAMVWLNGRPVAARPLRVQSSGDRTYVLNWVVVVLPARATTRVRFAGPLSFTGVDTPAGDKAVIKATPAPFTVGVVSDSMFDKCTQALCMSRAAVPTLGRLTGWRVWNLAEGGTGYLSKSSAPSYGSFVPSVFGSDRRLAAVRRAPLDLLIVNGSFNDAPVASYSAEAHRAAVDAYLDDLARLRPDLPVVLVGIEPLGRYQASYWDTRSRAMNATLAATLGRHPNVIGFIDPYTDRWLTGTGSIVDPHGDGNQDVYVGTDGVHPSVAGVAYYVVRVVTGLREVRLP from the coding sequence GTGCGGAACGCCCTGCGCATCGCGCTGGTCGTGGCCCTGGCCTGCCTGCCGCTCGGGCCGGTCCTCGCGTCGCCGGCCGCCGCGGCGACCCCCACGGTGGAGTCGGTCACGGTCTTCCCGCAGGTCGGCGGCGAGCTCACCCTCCTCGGCTCGTCGGCCGGCGACGGGCCTGCCTCGCCGGCGGACGTCGCCGTCGAGCGTTGGGTCTCCGGCCCCGGCTGGACCGCGGTCGACGCGACCGCGCGCCTCCTCGACGACGGCCGGCTCGCCGTCACGGTCCCCCTCGACCACGGCCCGATGGCCCTCGCGGGCGCCGGCTGGGTGCGTCTCGTCGTCCCCGCGTCGACCGGTACGACGAGCGTGCCGTCGGAGGCGCTCGGCATCTACGTCTTCGCGGACGCCGCGCCGCCGTTCACGACCGCTCCCCTGCCGACCGTGACCGGCGAGCTGACCGTCGGCTCGGTGCTCGAGGCCACGACGGGCACCTGGTCGCCCACGCCGGCGACGACCGGTCTCGAGTGGAACCGCGACGGCGTACGCACCTCCGTGACCGGGTCGTCGTACCCGCTGACGGGCGCCGACCTGGGCCACGTGATCACCGTGTCCGCGACCGCCTTTCCCAGCGGCGGCTCGTCGTCGAGCTTCGTCGTGCGCGACAGCCGGCCGACCGGCGTCGTGCGGGAGGGCAGCTTCGTCGCCCCGCAGCCTGCGGTCATCGGACTGCCCCGGCTGGGCGAGGAGGTCCGGGTCGACCTGGACGGCTGGCGCCCGGCGCCCACCACGCTCACCTACCAGTGGTCCCGCGACGGGGTGCCGGTCGAGGGCGCGACCGGGGCGTCGTACACGCTGACGGCGGAGGACGCCGGCACCACCCTCACGGTCGCCGTGCACGCGGAGGCCGACGGGGTCGCGCCCGTCGACCGGACGACGGCGCCCTACGCCGTCCCCGACGACCTCCACCCCCGCGGGCCGCGGCTGGCCGAGCTGATGAGGCCGAGCAGCACCACCCCGCTGACGACCAGCCAGGTACGGGTCGCGGTCACCACGACCCGGCCCGGGTGGAGGGACCTGCGGCGCCGGTGGTGGTACGACGGGACGGCGTTCACCCACGCCGGCCGGCCGGTGCCCTTCCTCACCCTCGCGAGCGCGAAGTCCGGGTCGAACATCGCCAGCGCCTCCAAAGGCGGCGAGTACGCCGGCACGAACGCGAGCGTCAAGAACGTCGACGTCACCTTCACCATCACCGCCCGGCGGTTCGCCATCGCCTTCCGCGGCACCCGCACCCACGACGCGATGGTCTGGCTGAACGGGCGCCCGGTCGCGGCGCGCCCGCTGCGCGTGCAGAGCTCCGGCGACCGCACCTACGTCCTCAACTGGGTCGTGGTGGTCCTCCCAGCACGGGCGACCACCCGGGTCCGCTTCGCCGGCCCGCTGTCGTTCACCGGCGTCGACACGCCCGCCGGCGACAAGGCGGTCATCAAGGCGACGCCGGCGCCCTTCACCGTCGGCGTCGTGTCCGACTCGATGTTCGACAAGTGCACCCAGGCGCTGTGCATGAGCCGTGCGGCCGTCCCCACCCTGGGCCGGCTCACCGGCTGGCGGGTGTGGAACCTCGCCGAGGGCGGCACCGGCTACCTGTCGAAGTCGTCGGCGCCGTCGTACGGCAGCTTCGTGCCGAGCGTCTTCGGCTCCGACCGACGCCTCGCCGCGGTCAGGCGGGCACCGCTCGACCTCCTCATCGTCAACGGCTCGTTCAACGACGCGCCCGTCGCCTCCTACAGCGCTGAGGCACACCGGGCCGCGGTGGACGCCTACCTCGACGACCTGGCCCGGCTGCGGCCCGACCTGCCCGTCGTCCTCGTGGGCATCGAGCCGCTCGGGCGCTACCAGGCGAGCTACTGGGACACGCGGTCGCGGGCGATGAACGCCACCCTGGCCGCGACCCTGGGCCGCCACCCGAACGTGATCGGGTTCATCGACCCGTACACCGACCGCTGGCTGACCGGGACCGGCTCGATCGTCGACCCCCACGGCGACGGCAACCAGGACGTGTACGTCGGCACCGACGGCGTGCACCCGAGCGTCGCCGGCGTCGCCTACTACGTCGTCCGGGTGGTCACCGGGCTGCGCGAGGTGCGCCTGCCCTGA
- a CDS encoding class I SAM-dependent methyltransferase: protein MASRTETLEQGLARVREDLLADDRLVRAVASGRRRSATPDWRRVELRWVDLKAGRHLQVVRYDATQAHTSNHLAGDAAAAVVEDLLAEPFGNWTVETTAHLLSLRVTKKGDAALHTSARTLPAAGAAVAPDRGHDRAKERMLAEDDPLFAALGLADAQGRIKPSRMAKYRQVEDFLRILDRSVADARARGHLRKPTAEDPLRVVDLGCGNGYLTFAAHRFLTERRGLPVHLTGVDVKEQSRDHNAAVAAGLGIDASFVAGTIGEAVLAEAPDVVLALHACDTATDDALARAVDWEASLVLAAPCCHHDIAAQLRKADTPTPYTALVRDGILRERFADTLTDALRAQLLRSRGYRVDVMEFVDSAHTPRNTLLRAVRTGGVQPLTEYDDLVATWGIHPRLGELLGT, encoded by the coding sequence ATGGCGAGCCGTACGGAGACGCTGGAGCAGGGACTGGCCCGGGTGCGCGAGGACCTGCTGGCCGACGACCGGCTGGTCCGGGCCGTCGCGTCCGGCCGGCGCCGCTCGGCGACCCCCGACTGGCGTCGCGTCGAGCTGCGCTGGGTCGACCTCAAGGCGGGCCGGCACCTGCAGGTCGTCCGGTACGACGCCACCCAGGCGCACACCTCCAACCACCTCGCCGGCGACGCGGCCGCTGCCGTGGTCGAGGACCTCCTCGCCGAGCCGTTCGGCAACTGGACGGTCGAGACCACGGCCCACCTGCTGTCGCTGCGGGTCACCAAGAAGGGCGACGCCGCACTGCACACCTCGGCCCGCACGCTGCCGGCGGCCGGCGCGGCGGTGGCGCCCGACCGGGGCCACGACCGCGCCAAGGAGCGGATGCTCGCCGAGGACGACCCGCTGTTCGCCGCCCTCGGGCTGGCCGACGCGCAGGGCCGGATCAAGCCCAGCCGGATGGCGAAGTACCGGCAGGTCGAGGACTTCCTGCGCATCCTCGACCGCTCGGTCGCCGACGCCCGGGCGCGCGGCCACCTGCGCAAGCCGACCGCCGAGGACCCGCTGCGGGTCGTCGACCTGGGCTGCGGCAACGGCTACCTCACCTTCGCCGCGCACCGCTTCCTCACCGAGCGCCGCGGCCTGCCGGTGCACCTGACCGGCGTCGACGTGAAGGAGCAGTCGCGCGACCACAACGCCGCCGTCGCGGCCGGCCTCGGCATCGACGCCTCCTTCGTGGCGGGCACGATCGGCGAGGCCGTCCTGGCGGAGGCGCCGGACGTCGTCCTCGCCCTGCACGCGTGCGACACCGCCACCGACGACGCCCTCGCCCGCGCCGTCGACTGGGAGGCCTCGCTCGTGCTGGCCGCGCCCTGCTGCCACCACGACATCGCGGCCCAGCTGCGCAAGGCGGACACCCCGACGCCGTACACGGCGCTGGTGCGCGACGGCATCCTCCGCGAGCGCTTCGCGGACACCCTCACCGACGCGCTGCGGGCGCAGCTGCTGCGCAGCCGCGGCTACCGGGTCGACGTGATGGAGTTCGTCGACAGCGCGCACACCCCGCGCAACACCCTGCTGCGCGCGGTGCGCACCGGCGGCGTGCAGCCCCTGACCGAGTACGACGACCTGGTGGCCACGTGGGGCATCCACCCTCGCCTCGGCGAGCTCCTGGGGACGTGA
- a CDS encoding DNA topoisomerase IB produces MARLRRSSPDQPGWTRRRAGRGFVHLDESGRPLPAEDADRCRALVIPPAWRDVWICPFPNGHLQAVGTDDAGRRQYIYHPDWVSRRSDEKHARVIGLGRRLPRIREEVLADLGEDDLGQKATCALAVRLIDLGCFRIGNDMYAEEYGSFGLTTLERQHVRRSGDAMVFEFMGKSGVEHHVEIDDVVAVEALDRRRRRRRSDRRLLDVTGTDVNEYLRGVSGLDVTAKDFRTWHGTVLAAAALAEAPPASESSKTARKRAVAAAMREVSEFLGNTPALARSAYVDPRVVDAYEEDRTIRAAVRRTAGEVDPDARRAALERATLRLVGGR; encoded by the coding sequence GTGGCCCGTCTCCGTCGCAGCTCACCCGACCAGCCGGGCTGGACCCGGCGTCGCGCCGGGCGAGGCTTCGTTCACCTCGACGAGTCCGGCCGGCCGCTGCCCGCCGAGGACGCCGACAGGTGCCGCGCGCTGGTGATCCCGCCGGCCTGGCGCGACGTGTGGATCTGCCCGTTCCCGAACGGGCACCTGCAGGCCGTCGGCACCGACGACGCCGGCCGTCGCCAGTACATCTACCACCCGGACTGGGTCTCCCGCCGCAGCGACGAGAAGCACGCGCGGGTGATCGGGCTCGGGCGCCGGCTGCCGCGGATCCGTGAGGAGGTGCTCGCCGACCTCGGCGAGGACGACCTGGGGCAGAAGGCGACCTGCGCCCTCGCCGTCCGGCTGATCGACCTGGGCTGCTTCCGGATCGGCAACGACATGTACGCCGAGGAGTACGGCTCGTTCGGGCTGACCACCCTCGAGCGCCAGCACGTGCGCCGGTCGGGGGACGCGATGGTGTTCGAGTTCATGGGCAAGTCCGGGGTCGAGCACCACGTGGAGATCGACGACGTCGTGGCCGTCGAGGCGCTCGACCGGCGGCGCCGGCGCCGCCGGTCGGACCGGAGGCTGCTGGACGTGACGGGGACCGACGTCAACGAGTACCTGCGCGGCGTCAGCGGACTGGACGTGACCGCCAAGGACTTCCGCACCTGGCACGGGACCGTGCTGGCGGCCGCGGCGCTCGCCGAGGCGCCGCCGGCGTCCGAGTCGTCGAAGACCGCACGGAAGCGAGCCGTGGCGGCCGCGATGCGGGAGGTCTCCGAGTTCCTCGGCAACACGCCCGCCCTCGCCCGCTCCGCGTACGTGGACCCGCGCGTCGTCGACGCCTACGAGGAGGACCGGACGATCCGGGCCGCCGTCCGTCGTACGGCCGGCGAGGTGGACCCGGACGCCCGCCGGGCGGCGCTGGAGCGCGCGACGCTGCGCCTGGTCGGTGGTCGGTGA
- a CDS encoding DUF1905 domain-containing protein, translating to MTEHEFTADLWRWQARDEETGGAWFFVSLPFEVSDLLDEAGPRKGFGSVRVEVNIGASTWRTSVFPSAEEKTFVLPVKKAVRAAEGLVEGGPCRVRLRTV from the coding sequence GTGACCGAGCACGAGTTCACGGCCGACCTGTGGCGCTGGCAGGCCCGCGACGAGGAGACCGGTGGTGCGTGGTTCTTCGTCAGCCTGCCCTTCGAGGTCTCCGACCTGCTGGACGAGGCCGGTCCGCGCAAGGGCTTCGGCAGCGTGCGGGTGGAGGTCAACATCGGGGCGAGCACGTGGCGGACGTCGGTGTTCCCGAGCGCCGAGGAGAAGACCTTCGTGCTGCCGGTGAAGAAGGCGGTCCGCGCCGCCGAGGGACTGGTCGAGGGCGGCCCGTGCCGCGTTCGGCTGCGGACGGTCTGA
- a CDS encoding O-acetyl-ADP-ribose deacetylase encodes MMEIEVVEGDITAQQVDAVVNAANRAMRGGGGVDGAIHRAGGPAVLEDCRRRFPDGLATGDAGWTTAGDMPARWVIHVVGPNHHRGERDRSLLTSCYRRALEVADDLGARSVAFPLVSAGAYGWPQEDAVDAALETLRGTPTRVELARMVAFGRSSYELIVRRL; translated from the coding sequence CTGATGGAGATCGAGGTCGTCGAGGGCGACATCACCGCGCAGCAGGTGGACGCCGTGGTCAACGCCGCCAACCGGGCGATGCGGGGCGGCGGCGGCGTGGACGGCGCCATCCACCGCGCCGGCGGGCCCGCCGTGCTCGAGGACTGCCGGCGGCGCTTCCCCGACGGGCTGGCGACGGGCGACGCCGGCTGGACGACGGCGGGAGACATGCCGGCCCGCTGGGTGATCCACGTCGTCGGCCCGAACCACCACCGGGGCGAGCGGGACCGGTCGCTCCTCACCTCCTGCTACCGCCGCGCGCTCGAGGTCGCCGACGATCTCGGCGCCCGCAGCGTCGCCTTCCCGCTGGTCAGCGCCGGCGCCTACGGGTGGCCGCAGGAGGACGCGGTCGACGCCGCGCTCGAGACCCTCCGGGGGACGCCCACCCGGGTCGAGCTCGCGCGGATGGTGGCGTTCGGCCGGTCGTCGTACGAGCTCATCGTGCGGCGGCTCTGA